One window of the Asticcacaulis sp. SL142 genome contains the following:
- a CDS encoding glycosyltransferase encodes MSSEITSVIIAYNEESLLRHTLAPIKSISNQVIIVDMGSSDESHSIYDEILDKDDLVLNYRRENLYDFGFAHPRNYGAKRAKTEWILAIDCDEYINAADFIAAKSILETTKTNAFDLTRLNYVKTPDFDLTNIGTIIESAEKRIESHRRLYRNTPRVRWEGMIHEELWVGDINAYFDCEPFPVPLHHLNQFKEGESAHTKFGLYSYLTLQAIIFPCLRYGTNDFWFTEFPKQSLEAMLNASRDFATLIQLPQLDEDVIRKQLGEDQLKASSDNA; translated from the coding sequence ATGTCTTCAGAAATTACATCGGTAATAATTGCCTATAATGAAGAAAGTCTGCTAAGGCATACTTTGGCACCGATTAAATCCATAAGTAATCAGGTAATAATAGTCGACATGGGATCATCTGACGAAAGTCATTCCATTTATGATGAAATACTTGATAAAGATGATTTAGTACTAAACTACCGTCGTGAAAATCTTTATGATTTTGGTTTTGCTCACCCAAGAAATTATGGCGCTAAACGTGCAAAAACCGAATGGATTTTAGCCATTGATTGCGACGAGTACATTAATGCTGCTGATTTTATAGCAGCTAAGTCGATACTGGAAACTACGAAAACTAATGCATTTGATTTGACGCGTTTAAACTATGTAAAAACGCCGGATTTTGACCTAACTAATATAGGCACGATTATCGAATCTGCCGAAAAACGCATTGAAAGCCACCGTAGACTTTACCGTAATACTCCGCGGGTTCGGTGGGAAGGGATGATACATGAAGAACTGTGGGTAGGCGACATAAATGCTTATTTTGATTGCGAACCGTTTCCAGTTCCGCTTCACCACCTAAACCAATTTAAAGAAGGCGAGTCTGCGCATACCAAATTTGGACTATATTCTTACTTAACCTTGCAAGCAATAATTTTTCCATGCCTAAGGTATGGTACAAACGATTTTTGGTTTACAGAGTTCCCCAAGCAGAGCCTTGAGGCTATGTTAAACGCTTCCCGCGACTTTGCTACATTAATTCAATTACCTCAGCTTGATGAGGATGTTATTCGCAAACAATTGGGGGAAGATCAGCTTAAGGCTTCATCAGATAATGCTTAA